The SAR324 cluster bacterium genome has a segment encoding these proteins:
- the argJ gene encoding bifunctional glutamate N-acetyltransferase/amino-acid acetyltransferase ArgJ, with protein sequence MKISHELIPVTGFRFGGVNIGLKNESLDFGGIVANSPCAAAAVFTKNNFPGAPVIVGREHVADGKLQAIVVNSKNANVATGTAGIEASRNTCRWLGEELNISPGMILPSSTGVIGRPLDTTKIRTGCKILASQLGEEVPYSERFAKAIMTTDHHPKFAHVVLEDGTKILGIAKGAGMVEPNMATMLSYIVTDGDLQSNELRTALDQAVNQSFNRISIDTDTSTSDTVVLLSAGHKKTDRKDFQVALIDLCCDLAKKIVQDGEGATKLIELKISGAQNEKSALLFAKSVINSPLVKTAIYGADPNWGRFVMAIGKVFDFPIPLENLKIYFGKGSTRFCLDVEHSEDLALVEALRTMLQAKELFIEIELGMGTSTERVWGCDLSEGYVAENAYYTT encoded by the coding sequence ATGAAAATTTCACATGAATTGATTCCGGTTACAGGTTTTCGTTTTGGTGGGGTGAATATTGGCCTGAAAAACGAGAGTCTCGATTTTGGTGGAATCGTTGCGAATAGTCCATGTGCTGCTGCTGCAGTGTTCACCAAAAACAATTTTCCAGGTGCCCCTGTGATTGTGGGCCGGGAACATGTCGCTGATGGAAAACTTCAGGCGATTGTCGTGAACTCCAAGAACGCAAATGTTGCAACGGGAACTGCTGGCATAGAGGCATCTCGAAATACTTGTCGTTGGCTGGGGGAGGAATTGAATATTTCACCTGGAATGATTTTGCCCTCTTCAACGGGTGTAATTGGACGCCCACTTGATACAACAAAAATCAGAACTGGTTGTAAGATATTGGCTAGCCAACTTGGTGAAGAGGTTCCATATAGTGAGCGATTTGCCAAAGCCATTATGACTACGGATCATCATCCAAAATTTGCTCATGTTGTTCTCGAAGATGGAACGAAAATTCTCGGTATTGCAAAAGGTGCGGGGATGGTTGAACCAAATATGGCTACAATGCTCTCATACATTGTCACCGATGGAGACTTGCAGTCGAATGAATTAAGGACGGCACTTGATCAAGCAGTGAATCAGAGTTTCAACCGAATTTCGATCGATACAGATACCTCAACAAGCGATACCGTTGTTTTATTGAGTGCAGGTCATAAGAAAACTGATCGAAAAGACTTTCAAGTTGCTCTCATTGACCTTTGTTGCGATTTGGCGAAGAAGATTGTCCAAGACGGAGAAGGGGCCACAAAGTTGATTGAATTGAAGATCAGTGGGGCCCAAAATGAAAAATCTGCACTTCTGTTTGCGAAATCAGTAATTAACTCACCTTTGGTCAAAACTGCAATTTATGGAGCAGATCCGAATTGGGGTCGATTCGTCATGGCAATTGGGAAGGTTTTTGATTTCCCAATTCCGTTGGAGAACTTAAAAATTTATTTTGGTAAGGGTTCAACAAGATTTTGTCTGGATGTGGAGCACTCTGAAGATCTGGCTCTAGTTGAAGCCTTACGGACAATGCTTCAAGCAAAGGAATTGTTCATTGAGATTGAACTTGGAATGGGAACATCTACAGAAAGAGTTTGGGGGTGCGATTTGTCGGAGGGCTATGTTGCTGAGAATGCTTACTACACAACCTAA
- a CDS encoding serine--tRNA ligase — QARRLNIRFKDSDGKNQFVHMLNGTAIAVSRTLIALIENGQQADGSITLPKCLGLPDIPAPASK; from the coding sequence ACCAAGCTCGGAGATTAAACATTCGGTTCAAGGATTCTGATGGGAAGAATCAATTTGTTCATATGCTCAATGGCACTGCTATCGCGGTTTCCAGAACATTGATTGCTCTCATTGAAAATGGGCAGCAGGCTGATGGGTCGATCACGCTTCCAAAATGTCTTGGTTTACCAGATATCCCCGCACCCGCTTCAAAATGA